The segment CGCGCATCGACCCCGAATTGTCGATCAGCAGGGTGACGACGGTGTCGCGGAAATCGGTGTCGCGCTCGATCTTGTAGCTCAGCGAATGGGCCGGGTTGACGACGACGCGGGCGAGCCGCGCGGCGTCGAGCATCCCCTCCTCCTGGTCGAAGTCCCAGCTTCGGTTCTGCTGCGCCATCAGCCGGCGCTGCAGCCGGTTGGCGAGCTTGGTGACCGCGCCCTGGAGGTGGACGAGCTGCTGGTCGAGATAGGCGCGCAGCCGCGTCAGCTCCTCGTCGTCGCACAGCTCGGTGGCGGCGATCTCCTCGTCGAACTGGGTCGTATAGGCATGATAGTCGAAGCCCGGCGGCAGATCGGACATCGGGCGGTTCGGGCGGACGGGCATCATGCCCTCCTCGCCGTCGTCGCCCATGTCGCTGTCCATCTCGGACTCGCTGTCCTGGTCGAGCTCGCGCTGCTCGCCCTCCTCCTCGCCGCCCTCGGACTGCTCGGCGCGCATCTCGACCTCGGAGTCGCTCGACCCGCCCGAATCCTCGCCCTCGTCCTGCTGGTCCTGGCCTTCCTCCTGATCCTCGCCCTCGTCGTTGTCGCCGGCCTCGGGATCGGTCTCGGGAAGCTGCTCGCCCTCGGTCAGCTCGAGATCCTCGAGCAGCCGGCCGATCAGCCTGGCGAAAGCCGCCTGGTCGTCAAAGGCGAGCTGGAGCGCGTCGAGGTCCTTGCCCGCCTTCTCCTCGATCCAGTCGCGCACCAGGGCGAGGCCCGGCGCGGCGATCGCTGGCGCCGGCTGGCCGGTCAGCCGCTCGCGCACCAGCAGGCCGATCGCGGTCGACAGCGGCACTTCCTCGCGCACCCGCGCCCGCACCAGCGGATCGGAGCGCAGCCGCACCTCGAGCGCCTTGTTGAGATTGTCGCGGACGCCCGCCATCGCGCGCGACCCGATCGCCTCGACCCGCGCCTGTTCGACCGCGTCGTGGACGGCGCGCGCGATCGGCTCGGCCGGCGCGGCGCGCTCGTGGATGCGGGTGTCGTGATGGCGCGCCCGCAGCGCGAAGCCGTCGGCGAAGCCGCGCGCCTCGGCCACCGCCTGTGCCGGCAGGTTGCGCGACGGCATCGGCACGCGGAGCTGCTTGAGCGAGAAGGAAGGCGCCTCGGCGGTGAAGCTCAGTTCGAGCTCGGGATCGCGCGCCATCGCCCGGGCGGTGCCGCCCAGGACGAGCCGGAAGCCTTCGATGGGGGATTGGTCGGCCATCAGTCGAGCAACACTTCCTGGAGACGCGCCCGGACCGGCGCGTCGACGCCGATCGAGGCAAGATAGGCGTCGACCCCGCCATGGTCGCGATCGAGGCTGTCGAACGCCGCGGCGAGATAGTCGGCATCGGCGGCGAGCAGCGGCCGCATCACCGCCGCGTCGACGGCGAAGGCGGCATCGGCCCGATCCATCAGCCGGGAGAAATCGGCGTAGCGGTTGGTGAGCAGATAATCCTCGACGATCGTCGCGCGCGGCACGCCGAGCGCCGAGAGGATCAGCATCGCGCCGATGCCGGTGCGGTCCTTGCCCGCCGAGCAGTTGAACAGCAGCGGGACGTGCCCGGCCGCGATCCGCTCGAACAGGAAGCGGTAGGAGGGGGCGTGATCGACCAGTATCTCGCCATAGAGATGGATCATCCGGGCGCGGACGTCGTCGGCCGAGCCGGCATTGCCGCGCAGCAGCTCGCCCAGCACCCCGCTCGATTCGGTGAAGTCGCGCGACCAGTAGAAGACCCCGGCCGGCTCGCACCAGCGGGTCGGTTCACGGCGCCGCTCGCCGGGGCGGCGCAGGTCGCACACCGTGGCGATGCCGAGCCCGGCCAGATAGCGCTCGTCCGCCTCGGTCAGCATCGACATGACGCCCGAGCGGAACAGCATGCCGCGCCGCACGAAGCGGCCGTCCGCCGTCGCATAGCCGCCCATGTCGCGCAGGTTGAACCCGCCTTCGAGCGGCAGCAGCGGCGAAAGCTCGGCCGTGGTCGTCATGCTTTCCCGACGACGCTCTCCGGCAGGTCCTTCCCGAACACGCGCTGATAATATTCGGCGACCAGCGGCCGCTCGCTCTCGTCGCACTTGTTGAGGAAGGACAGGCGGAAGGCGAAGCCCACATCGTTGAAGATCAGCGCGTTCTGCGCCCAGCTGATGACGGTGCGCGGGCTCATCACGGTCGAGATGTCGCCCGCCATGAAGCCCTGGCGGGTCATGTCGGCGACCTTGACCATGTCCTCGACCACCTTCTTGCCGTCGGGCTTGTCATATTCGCCGGACTTGGCGAGCACGATCTGCGCCTCGGTCGCGGCGGGCAGATAGTTGAGCGTGACGACGATGTTCCAGCGGTCCATCTGGCCCTGGTTGATCTGCTGGGTGCCGTGATAGAGGCCGCTCGTGTCGCCCAGGCCGACCGTGTTGGCGGTCGAGAACAGGCGGAACCAGGGGTTCGGGCGAATCACCCGGTTCTGGTCGAGCAGGGTCAGCTTGCCCTCGGTCTCCAGCACGCGCTGGATCACGAACATCACGTCCGGGCGGCCCGCGTCATATTCGTCGAAGACGAGCGCGGTCGGGGTCTGCAGCGCCCAGGGCAGCAGGCCTTCGCGGAACTCGGTGATCTGCTGGCCGTCGCGCAGCACGATCGCGTCGCGGCCGATCAGGTCGATGCGGCTGATGTGCGCGTCGAGGTTGATGCGGATGCACGGCCATTTGAGCCGCGCCGCGACCTGCTCGATATGGCTCGACTTGCCGGTGCCGTGATAGCCCTGGACCATCACGCGGCGGTTGTGCGCGAAGCCGGCGACGATCGCCAGGGTGGTGTCCGGATCGAACACATAGGCGGGGTCGAGATCGGGCACCCGCTCGTCGGCCTCGGAGAAGGCCGGCACTTCGAGATCGCTGTCGATCCCGAACAGTTCGCGCACCTTCACCATCCGGTCGGGGGCCGAAAGCACCGTGTCGGTGCGGCTGTCGGGCTGGACGTTGGGCAGGTCGGTCATGGGGTATGCCTTTTGGGGGATAGTCTTTGGGATCAAACTTTGCTGCTTATGCGAAGGCGGGACGGCCTTTGAGCTGCGTATAAGCCGAAATCACGTCCTGCAAAGCCTTCTCGTGGGTCCGGTCGCCGCCATTTTTGTCCGGATGGTAGCGGCGGACCAGCTCGGCATAGCGGCTGCGCAGGGCGCGCCGGTCGGCGTCCTTGTCGAGTCCCAGCACCTTGAGCGCCTTGCGGTCGCCGTCCGACAGCGGCCGGCCGTCGACGCGCTCCTGCTCCGTCCGGCGGGCGAATCGGGCACCGATCGCGTCGAGCGGATCGGTGAAGTCGGCCCAGCGCGGCGCGGCCCCCGCATTGGGCGAGAAGGCGCGCGTCTCGCGGTCCCAGCCGCCATAGGGGGTCTGCTGCGCCTCGATCTCCTCGGTGCTCATGCCCTCGAAGAAATTATAGCCGCTGTTGAAGGCGCGGACATGGTCGAGGCACAGATAGCGCCAGTCGCCCGGCCCGTCGAAGCCCGGCGCCCGCCCGCCGCGCGCGGGCGCGCGGAACTCGCCCGCCGCCTCGCAGCCGGGTTCGGCGCATGGCTGCGCCCCGCTCTCGATCCGGCCATGGAAACGGGTCCGTGTCTTCCGGGCCGTGGATTCTTCGCTCAACGCTCGCCTCTTGTCTCGCCTCTTGTCATGCAATCCCCCTATATAGAGCGGATGAGCGAACTTCCCACCGGCCCCGTCGCCGCCGAGATCAGCCGCCGCCTCACCGCCGCGCTCGCCCCCACCCGACTCGCCGTGATCGACGACAGCGAGAGCCATCGCGGCCATGCCGGGCACGACGGATCGGGCGAAAGCCATTTCACCGTCGAGATCGAGAGCCCCGCCTTCGCCGGCCAGAACCGGGTGGCGCGCCAGCGCGCCGTCAACGCCGCGCTCGGCGACCTGCTGCGCGAGCGGGTCCACGCGCTGGCGATCCGGGCGAGGGCGCCGGGCGAATAACGATTCGCCGGGAACTTTCCGTTCCGGCCTTCCGTTCTCCACCCAATCCGCTGGGATGGAGAGACTGCAATGTTGAAATGGGCGCTTATCTTCCTCGTCGTCGGCCTGGTCCTCGGCGCGCTGGGCTTCGGCGGCATCGGCGGGGCCTTCGTCGGCCTTGCCAAGATCCTGTTCTTCATCGCGATCGCGCTGTTCATCGTGTTCGCGCTGCTTGCGCTGTTCGCCGGCAAGAAGATCAGCGACTCGATATAGGGCGCGATCCCAAATCTGGCCGGGCCGCCGCGCAGCCCCTGTGCGCGGCGGCCCGCTTGGATTATCATCGGCCGCATGAAGATCGTCACCGCCACCGTCCTTGCCGCCCTGATCGGCAGCGCAGCCCCGGCCTTCGCCGCCAACAGCTTCAGCGACCAGCTCAGGAAGCTGTCGCCGCTCCAGCAGCGCTCCACCCTGCGGCGCGCCGTGCTCGACGAGGGCAAATATTGCCGGCGGATCGGCCCGGTCGCCTATCAGGGGCCCTACAAGAATCTCGACATGTGGACGGTCCAGTGCGACCGCGACGCGTCCTATGCCGCCTTCATCGGCCAGGACGGATCGGTCCAGGTGCGTCCCTGCGCCGACCTCGCCTCGCTCAAGCTGCCGACCTGCCGCCTGCCGAAGCCCGCCGTCGCGAAGAAGTGACCGGCTTTCAGGCGCCCATCGCCACCAGGAAGATGAAGAAGATCAGCGCGGCGCTATAGGCCGCGACGATCAGCGCGACGGTGCGCCAGAGCGCGCCGAACCGGCCGAGGCCATAAGCGCCCTTGAGCTGCCGGTACATGTGCCAGGGCGGAAACAGCAGCAGCACCAGCACGATCAGCCCGTCGGGCGCGCCGATCGCCGCGGCGATGCTGAGCGCCACCACCATCAGCGTCATCGCCGACAGCGAATAGGTCGCGAACACGGCGTGGTCATAGAGGCCGACGTCGCGCCGGAACAGGAACAGCATCCAGATGAAGGGCAGCGAGATCGGGATCAGCGCCCAGGAGAATTTATAGGCGCTCGACTGGAGCTTGTAGGCGGCCAGATCGGGATTGGCGGCGGCATGGCGGATGACGTGGTCGACGCCGGGAATGCCGGTCTTGAGCCCCGCCTTTTCGACGTCGATCGGCTCGCTCTTGATCTCGGGCTTGAGCACGCCCTTGGTCACCAGCCGCAGCTCGGCCTCCTCGGAGACGAGATCGCCCAGCCGTTCGTTGAGCTCGGGGTCCTTCTGGCCCTTCGCCTTGAGCGCCGCCTTCTGCGCGCGGAGCGTCTTGAGATCGGCCTCGACCTTGACGAGCTGGTTGGCGGCGTCGCTGCGCGCCTTGGCCATCGACGCGGCATCCTCGGCGCTCAGCGGCCCGAACGGCCCGCCGAGCAGCCCGAACACCGCGACCATCAGGAACACCGAGAAGAGGAACAGCGCCATCGGCGAGACGAACTTGACCCGCTCGCCCTGGACATAGCGGCGGGTCACCTCGCCGGGCCGGCGGAACAGCAGCGGCAGCGTGTGCCAGGTCCGCCCTTCGAAATGGAACACGCCGTGGAGGATGTCGTGGAACAGCGCGCCGGCCGTCCGATGGATGTGCCCCGCCTGTCCGCAGGCATGGCAATGCGCGCCGATCAGCGCGGTGCCGCAGTTCAGGCAGGCGCCGCCATGCGCGCCTTGCCCCGCCGCGCCGGCGCCGTCGACGGCGCGCGCGACGACCGCCCCCGTCGCGACATCGGCCATCGCTTCGAATTCCCCTGACATGAATGAAAGCTAGCATTGCCCGTGGCCAAGCGCGAGTGGGCTTTGGCTGACGGCGGGCCCATGCTAGGGAGCCGCGCATGACCGAGACGCTCGCCATTCGCCCGACCGACGCCGCCAAGGACTCCGGCGCCCTGATCGCGGACATGGGCGCCCGCGCCCGCGCCGCCGCCGTCCGGCTGGCCGGCGCGCCGACCGCCGACAAGGCGAAGGCGCTGGTCGAGGCCGCGAAGGCGATCCGCGCCCGGGCGGCGGCGATCCTCGCCGCCAATGCCGAGGACGTCGCGCGCGCGCAGGCCAACGGCCTGACCGCCGCGATGATCGACCGGCTGACGCTCGACCCCGCCCGGCTCGAAGGGGTCGCCGCCGGGCTGGAGGCGGTCGCCGCGCTCCCCGATCCGGTCGGCCAGCGCATCGACGAGACGCGCCGCCCCAACGGCCTGCTGCTCCAGCGGGTCCGCGTGCCGCTGGGCGTGATCGGCATCATCTACGAAAGCCGCCCCAACGTCACCGCCGACGCCGGCGCGCTGTCTCTGATGTCGGGCAATGCCTGCATCCTGCGCGGCGGATCGGAGGCGACCGCCAGCAACCGCGCGATCCATGCCGCGCTGCTCGACGGCATCCGCGCCGCCGGCCTGCCCGAGGACGCGATCCAGCTCGTCCCCACCACCGATCGCGCCGCGGTCGGCGCGATGCTGGCGGCACAGGGGCTGATCGACATCATCGTGCCGCGCGGCGGCAAGAGCCTGGTCGCGCGGGTGCAGGACGAGGCGCGGGTGCCGGTGCTCGCCCATCTCGACGGCATCGTCCATCTCTACATCGACCGCGCCGCCGACCCCGCCAAGGCGGTGCCGCTCGCGGTCAACGCCAAGATGCGCCGCACCGGCGTCTGCGGCGCCACCGAGACGTTGCTGATCGACCGCGCCTATGGCGACCCCGCCACGATCGTCGGCGCGCTGGTCGAAGCGGGCTGCGAGGTGCGCGGCGACGCCGACGCCCGCGCGATCGACGACCGGGTGCTGCCCGCTGCCGACAGCGACTGGGACTGCGAATATCTTGACAGCATCCTGTCGGTGGCGATCGTCGACGGCGTCGACGGTGCGATGGCGCACATCGCCCGCCACAGCTCGCACCACACCGACGCGATCGTCACCGAGGACCAGCCGACCGCCGACCGCTTCCTCGCCGGCGTCGACAGCGCGATCGTGATGCACAACGCCTCGACCCAGTTCGCCGACGGCGGCGAATTCGGGCTGGGCGCCGAGATCGGCATCTCGACCGGCCGCCTCCACGCGCGCGGCCCGGTCGCGCTCGAAGGGCTCACCACCTACAAATGGCTGGTGCGCGGCGAAGGGCAGTTGCGGCCGTAACGTCCCTCGCCCAGCCCCCACCCCGTCATGCCGGCGGAGGCCGGCATCTCTGGCGGCTCCTGCCTCGGCCTCTTCTCCTCTCTCCTGAGATCCCGGCCTCCGCCGGGATGACGGATTTTGGTGATCGCCCCATAGCGCCGCTGTGCGACCGATAAGTTTATCTCGTTTGTGGGAAATGGGGGCCGTCCCCACTTTCCCGCCATGGCCGCAGCCCCCAAGCCCGCATCGCGTTATGTCAGCAGCTTCGGCCTGCAGGTGC is part of the Rhizorhabdus wittichii RW1 genome and harbors:
- a CDS encoding cobalt chelatase, pCobT subunit (TIGRFAM: cobalt chelatase, pCobT subunit~PFAM: Cobalt chelatase, CobT subunit) encodes the protein MADQSPIEGFRLVLGGTARAMARDPELELSFTAEAPSFSLKQLRVPMPSRNLPAQAVAEARGFADGFALRARHHDTRIHERAAPAEPIARAVHDAVEQARVEAIGSRAMAGVRDNLNKALEVRLRSDPLVRARVREEVPLSTAIGLLVRERLTGQPAPAIAAPGLALVRDWIEEKAGKDLDALQLAFDDQAAFARLIGRLLEDLELTEGEQLPETDPEAGDNDEGEDQEEGQDQQDEGEDSGGSSDSEVEMRAEQSEGGEEEGEQRELDQDSESEMDSDMGDDGEEGMMPVRPNRPMSDLPPGFDYHAYTTQFDEEIAATELCDDEELTRLRAYLDQQLVHLQGAVTKLANRLQRRLMAQQNRSWDFDQEEGMLDAARLARVVVNPAHSLSYKIERDTDFRDTVVTLLIDNSGSMRGRPISIAAICGDILARTLERCAVKTEILGFTTRAWKGGQSREAWLAAGRPPAPGRLNDLRHIVYKKADDPWRRARKSLGLMMREGLLKENIDGEALMWAHNRLIARREERKILMVISDGAPVDDSTLSVNNGSYLERHLRQMIGWIENRSPVELIAIGIGHDVTRYYQRAVTIMDVEQLGGTMVEQLAALFDLEPR
- a CDS encoding protein tyrosine/serine phosphatase — its product is MGGYATADGRFVRRGMLFRSGVMSMLTEADERYLAGLGIATVCDLRRPGERRREPTRWCEPAGVFYWSRDFTESSGVLGELLRGNAGSADDVRARMIHLYGEILVDHAPSYRFLFERIAAGHVPLLFNCSAGKDRTGIGAMLILSALGVPRATIVEDYLLTNRYADFSRLMDRADAAFAVDAAVMRPLLAADADYLAAAFDSLDRDHGGVDAYLASIGVDAPVRARLQEVLLD
- a CDS encoding hydrogenobyrinic acid a,c-diamide cobaltochelatase (TIGRFAM: cobalt chelatase, pCobS small subunit~PFAM: ATPase associated with various cellular activities, AAA_5), giving the protein MTDLPNVQPDSRTDTVLSAPDRMVKVRELFGIDSDLEVPAFSEADERVPDLDPAYVFDPDTTLAIVAGFAHNRRVMVQGYHGTGKSSHIEQVAARLKWPCIRINLDAHISRIDLIGRDAIVLRDGQQITEFREGLLPWALQTPTALVFDEYDAGRPDVMFVIQRVLETEGKLTLLDQNRVIRPNPWFRLFSTANTVGLGDTSGLYHGTQQINQGQMDRWNIVVTLNYLPAATEAQIVLAKSGEYDKPDGKKVVEDMVKVADMTRQGFMAGDISTVMSPRTVISWAQNALIFNDVGFAFRLSFLNKCDESERPLVAEYYQRVFGKDLPESVVGKA
- a CDS encoding heat shock protein DnaJ domain protein (PFAM: heat shock protein DnaJ domain protein) encodes the protein MSEESTARKTRTRFHGRIESGAQPCAEPGCEAAGEFRAPARGGRAPGFDGPGDWRYLCLDHVRAFNSGYNFFEGMSTEEIEAQQTPYGGWDRETRAFSPNAGAAPRWADFTDPLDAIGARFARRTEQERVDGRPLSDGDRKALKVLGLDKDADRRALRSRYAELVRRYHPDKNGGDRTHEKALQDVISAYTQLKGRPAFA
- a CDS encoding transcriptional regulator BolA (PFAM: BolA family protein); the protein is MQSPYIERMSELPTGPVAAEISRRLTAALAPTRLAVIDDSESHRGHAGHDGSGESHFTVEIESPAFAGQNRVARQRAVNAALGDLLRERVHALAIRARAPGE
- a CDS encoding protein of unknown function DUF1328 (PFAM: protein of unknown function DUF1328); protein product: MLKWALIFLVVGLVLGALGFGGIGGAFVGLAKILFFIAIALFIVFALLALFAGKKISDSI
- a CDS encoding glutamate-5-semialdehyde dehydrogenase (TIGRFAM: gamma-glutamyl phosphate reductase~PFAM: aldehyde dehydrogenase); this encodes MTETLAIRPTDAAKDSGALIADMGARARAAAVRLAGAPTADKAKALVEAAKAIRARAAAILAANAEDVARAQANGLTAAMIDRLTLDPARLEGVAAGLEAVAALPDPVGQRIDETRRPNGLLLQRVRVPLGVIGIIYESRPNVTADAGALSLMSGNACILRGGSEATASNRAIHAALLDGIRAAGLPEDAIQLVPTTDRAAVGAMLAAQGLIDIIVPRGGKSLVARVQDEARVPVLAHLDGIVHLYIDRAADPAKAVPLAVNAKMRRTGVCGATETLLIDRAYGDPATIVGALVEAGCEVRGDADARAIDDRVLPAADSDWDCEYLDSILSVAIVDGVDGAMAHIARHSSHHTDAIVTEDQPTADRFLAGVDSAIVMHNASTQFADGGEFGLGAEIGISTGRLHARGPVALEGLTTYKWLVRGEGQLRP